The proteins below are encoded in one region of Candidatus Flexicrinis proximus:
- a CDS encoding GNAT family N-acetyltransferase, whose translation MTEVTYRPLTLDDGPALARMLNRRDLELFGQANHWELTISENLSGDGFDLGASSRAAILPGGALAGFEVVYDNINPLRANTWGCVDSDWRNRGIGSALLKWAWERAAQNIAKAPPEAQVSLASSAYFEDTAGKALLLEQGFELVRTFYTMRRDFEGPPTAPVLPEGFRLTTLAESGDLRSFVEVDNDAFRDHWGFIAPPLDEAIAHWKHEMATAPEFDPRYWCIAHFGDIPAGVIMTMTTCNFGADIAWVSSLGVRREFRKRGLGSALLETAFAAHFGRGSTGIALGVDASSMTNAVALYERAGMKVFLRRGTYEKVLRPGTDLAPH comes from the coding sequence ATGACCGAAGTTACCTACCGGCCGCTCACGCTTGACGATGGACCTGCGCTAGCGCGAATGCTGAATCGGCGCGATCTTGAATTGTTCGGTCAGGCGAACCATTGGGAACTGACCATCTCCGAGAATCTGAGCGGTGATGGTTTCGACCTAGGGGCGTCATCGCGTGCCGCAATCCTGCCTGGCGGCGCGCTTGCCGGATTCGAAGTCGTCTATGACAACATCAACCCGCTTCGTGCCAATACCTGGGGCTGCGTTGACAGTGATTGGCGGAACCGCGGCATTGGGAGTGCGCTGTTGAAGTGGGCATGGGAGCGGGCTGCCCAGAACATCGCCAAGGCGCCGCCCGAAGCCCAAGTCTCTCTGGCGAGTTCTGCTTATTTCGAGGATACCGCCGGAAAGGCCTTACTGCTGGAACAGGGTTTCGAACTCGTTCGCACGTTCTATACCATGCGCCGCGACTTTGAGGGTCCGCCCACAGCACCTGTGCTGCCAGAGGGTTTCCGCCTGACCACGCTAGCGGAAAGCGGAGACCTGCGATCGTTTGTGGAAGTCGACAACGACGCGTTCCGCGACCACTGGGGCTTCATCGCGCCGCCCCTTGATGAAGCGATCGCCCACTGGAAACACGAGATGGCGACAGCGCCGGAGTTCGACCCGCGATACTGGTGTATCGCGCACTTTGGCGATATACCCGCCGGCGTGATTATGACGATGACGACCTGCAATTTCGGCGCCGATATCGCATGGGTTAGCTCGCTGGGTGTCCGCCGCGAATTCCGGAAACGCGGCCTGGGGTCGGCACTGCTCGAAACCGCGTTTGCGGCACATTTCGGGCGCGGCAGCACTGGAATCGCGCTCGGTGTTGACGCATCGAGCATGACCAATGCGGTCGCACTCTACGAGCGTGCCGGGATGAAAGTGTTCCTGCGGCGCGGAACGTACGAAAAAGTGCTGCGCCCCGGCACAGATCTAGCCCCTCACTGA